Proteins encoded together in one Meiothermus sp. QL-1 window:
- a CDS encoding metal ABC transporter permease — protein MNPDLVILLTALLVSTASALLGSFLVLRRMALVTDAIAHAVLPGIVLAYWLSGGKATLPALLGAAGAGLLTVSLVEGLVRTGRVKNDAAIGIVFPVLFSLGVLWVSISFRNVHLDLDAVLYGEIAYAPFNTLVLLGREVPESWLIMGGLALLNLLFVLLFYKELKLATFDAGLAAALGFYPGVLHYALMALVSLTAVGAFQSVGAILIVAFLIIPPATAYLLTRRLPAMIGLAVALGWASALLGYALALWLDTSIAGAMATVAGGFFALAFLFSPSQGYLTARARHARHRLWVAARLLVTHLAHHPGPVAREEVQEEFGWRPRFLQRVEQEARREGWLEPKPGALQLTLKGLEEGRRPPA, from the coding sequence ATGAACCCCGATCTGGTCATCCTCCTCACCGCCCTGCTGGTCTCCACCGCCTCAGCCTTGCTGGGCAGCTTCCTGGTGCTGCGCCGCATGGCCCTGGTCACCGATGCCATCGCCCACGCGGTCCTCCCCGGCATTGTGCTGGCCTACTGGCTCTCAGGGGGTAAGGCCACCCTGCCCGCCTTGCTGGGGGCAGCGGGGGCAGGCCTCCTCACGGTGAGCCTGGTGGAGGGGCTGGTCCGCACCGGCCGGGTCAAAAACGATGCGGCCATCGGCATCGTCTTCCCGGTCCTCTTCAGCCTGGGGGTGCTTTGGGTGTCCATCTCCTTCCGCAACGTGCACCTCGATCTGGACGCGGTGCTCTACGGCGAGATTGCCTACGCCCCTTTCAACACCCTGGTTCTGCTGGGCCGGGAGGTGCCCGAGTCGTGGTTGATCATGGGGGGGCTGGCCCTTTTGAACCTGCTGTTCGTGCTCCTCTTTTACAAGGAACTCAAGCTGGCCACCTTCGACGCCGGCCTGGCCGCCGCCTTGGGCTTCTACCCTGGGGTTCTACACTACGCCCTGATGGCCCTGGTCTCGCTCACCGCTGTGGGGGCCTTCCAGTCGGTGGGGGCCATTCTGATCGTGGCCTTTCTCATCATACCGCCCGCCACCGCCTACCTGCTCACCCGCCGCCTGCCGGCCATGATCGGGCTGGCGGTGGCCCTCGGGTGGGCCTCGGCCCTGCTGGGCTACGCCCTGGCCCTCTGGCTGGACACCTCTATCGCCGGGGCCATGGCCACGGTGGCGGGGGGGTTCTTCGCCCTGGCCTTTCTCTTCTCCCCCTCTCAGGGCTACCTCACCGCGCGGGCGCGCCACGCCCGCCACCGCCTTTGGGTGGCCGCCCGGCTGCTGGTGACCCACCTGGCCCACCACCCGGGCCCTGTTGCCCGGGAAGAGGTGCAGGAGGAGTTTGGCTGGCGGCCCAGGTTTTTGCAGCGGGTGGAGCAGGAAGCACGGAGGGAAGGGTGGCTCGAGCCAAAACCAGGAGCCCTCCAGCTCACCCTGAAGGGCCTGGAGGAGGGCCGGCGTCCACCGGCCTAG
- a CDS encoding iron chelate uptake ABC transporter family permease subunit — protein sequence MPELLGQVLTDYTLRNVALGSALLGVIGGVLGAFALLRRQSLLGDVLAHAALPGICLAFLLTGAKAPPVLLLGGGISGWLAALVVLAVLRHTRLPEDSALGVVLSGFFAFGVSLLTFIQHASPASPAGLERFIFGQAATLLGEDVQHFVLLVGLALALLGLFYKEFKLITFDPDYAASLGLPLHGLSTLLTSLIVLAVMVGLQTVGVVLMAAMLVAPAAAARQWTNRLGPMLGLSALFGALAGLTGALLSATRENLPTGPLIILSVSALLLFSLFFAPLRGIFWEGLRNRQSRRRIYLEHLLLDAHLLCRHHRLTPQDLAQHRRIPLSKALRELKRLQDLGWVRAHPEGYTLTPNAQEKASALEQALRLGPRRS from the coding sequence CCTTACCGACTACACCCTGCGCAACGTGGCGCTGGGCTCGGCCCTGCTGGGGGTGATAGGGGGGGTGCTGGGGGCTTTCGCCCTGCTCCGCCGGCAAAGCCTCCTGGGGGATGTGCTGGCCCATGCCGCCCTACCCGGCATCTGCCTGGCCTTTTTGCTCACCGGGGCCAAGGCGCCGCCCGTCCTGCTTTTAGGCGGAGGGATTTCTGGTTGGCTGGCCGCCCTTGTGGTGCTGGCGGTGCTCCGCCATACCCGCCTGCCGGAGGACTCGGCCCTGGGGGTCGTGCTTTCAGGTTTCTTCGCCTTCGGGGTGAGCCTCCTTACCTTCATTCAGCACGCCAGCCCGGCCAGCCCGGCGGGCCTGGAGCGCTTCATTTTTGGCCAAGCCGCCACCCTGCTCGGCGAGGATGTGCAGCACTTCGTTCTGCTGGTCGGGCTGGCCCTGGCCTTGTTGGGCCTCTTCTACAAGGAGTTCAAGCTCATCACCTTTGACCCGGACTACGCCGCCAGCCTAGGCCTGCCGCTGCACGGCCTGAGCACCCTCCTCACCTCGCTCATAGTGCTCGCGGTCATGGTAGGGCTGCAGACGGTGGGGGTGGTGCTGATGGCCGCCATGCTGGTGGCCCCCGCCGCAGCAGCCCGGCAGTGGACCAACCGGCTCGGCCCCATGCTGGGCCTCTCGGCCCTTTTCGGCGCCCTGGCTGGCCTCACGGGGGCTTTGCTCTCGGCCACCCGGGAGAACCTGCCCACCGGGCCGCTCATCATCCTCTCGGTAAGCGCCCTCCTCCTCTTCTCGCTCTTCTTCGCCCCCTTGCGGGGAATCTTCTGGGAGGGGCTGCGCAACCGCCAAAGCCGCCGGCGAATCTACCTGGAGCATCTGCTGCTGGACGCCCACCTGCTTTGCCGCCACCACCGCCTAACCCCCCAAGACCTAGCCCAGCACCGCCGAATTCCCCTTTCCAAGGCCCTGCGAGAGCTAAAGCGGCTTCAAGACCTTGGCTGGGTAAGGGCACACCCGGAGGGCTATACCCTAACCCCCAATGCCCAGGAAAAGGCGAGCGCCCTCGAGCAGGCCCTGCGGCTCGGGCCACGGAGAAGCTGA